From a region of the Marinomonas mediterranea MMB-1 genome:
- a CDS encoding TRAP transporter small permease: MKSTSKKVPLVERVLDALAFVATNLAGAMIVVLVMSFGWLVFGRYVLNDTPTWVEQMAMLLIVGITFLAAAVGIYERTHLSVEMITLVISKKVALFIECIINLLLAAFGFALAWYTNDLMSFTQFQKIPLLGISESYRYLPVVISGGLIFIFSLYRAYQGLTGLFNPSSKNNELGGQ; the protein is encoded by the coding sequence ATGAAGTCTACCTCTAAAAAAGTGCCTTTGGTTGAGCGCGTGTTAGATGCCCTCGCCTTCGTTGCAACCAATTTAGCCGGCGCCATGATCGTTGTCCTTGTAATGTCATTCGGATGGCTTGTCTTTGGTCGCTATGTGCTAAATGACACGCCAACTTGGGTTGAGCAAATGGCCATGCTCCTCATTGTTGGTATTACTTTCCTTGCCGCGGCTGTCGGCATCTATGAACGAACGCACTTGAGCGTAGAAATGATCACCTTGGTGATTTCTAAGAAAGTCGCATTATTTATAGAGTGTATTATTAACTTACTCCTCGCCGCATTTGGATTCGCGCTGGCGTGGTATACGAATGATCTTATGTCTTTTACTCAATTTCAAAAGATTCCGCTACTTGGTATCAGTGAAAGCTATCGCTACCTACCCGTGGTTATCTCTGGCGGATTAATCTTCATTTTTTCTTTATATCGTGCGTATCAGGGCCTA
- a CDS encoding TRAP transporter substrate-binding protein, producing the protein MIKKTVIQKVSGAILVAATAAAVSTSANAEWKGWNIHNPGYPVTTALESFIDDVEAKTDGRVAGRVYNGAVLGNQADSIQMLQIGAIQFAEFNLGPIGAIVPEANVVSLPFIFKSVDHMHRVMDGPVGDELSAAMEKHGIKSLAWYDSGARSFYNTEKPIEAPSDLDGMKFRVMNNELYVGMVEALGGNATPMAYAEIYQSLKTGVVDGAENNWPSYESSNHFEVAGYYSLTEHLILPECVCVSVGAWNQLSADDQVIVKKAARESAELQRKLWAERDKSSREKVLASGVVFNEISNKAPFQNAMKVVYEKAFQDNPTLKPLVEKIQSVD; encoded by the coding sequence ATGATAAAAAAAACCGTTATACAAAAAGTTAGTGGAGCTATATTAGTTGCTGCCACAGCCGCCGCTGTTTCAACGTCCGCTAATGCTGAGTGGAAAGGTTGGAACATACACAACCCAGGGTACCCTGTTACCACCGCACTTGAGTCTTTCATTGATGACGTCGAAGCTAAAACCGATGGCAGAGTCGCTGGTAGAGTCTATAACGGAGCCGTTCTTGGTAACCAAGCTGACAGCATTCAAATGCTGCAAATTGGCGCAATTCAGTTCGCAGAATTCAACTTAGGGCCTATTGGTGCCATCGTGCCAGAAGCAAACGTTGTTTCTTTACCGTTCATTTTCAAAAGTGTTGATCACATGCATCGTGTGATGGATGGCCCTGTGGGTGACGAGCTCAGTGCAGCAATGGAAAAACACGGCATCAAGTCGTTGGCTTGGTACGATTCAGGCGCTCGCTCTTTCTACAATACAGAGAAGCCGATCGAAGCACCTTCCGATTTAGACGGTATGAAGTTCCGTGTTATGAACAACGAACTGTACGTAGGAATGGTTGAAGCATTGGGCGGCAACGCTACCCCAATGGCTTATGCGGAAATTTACCAGTCGTTGAAGACAGGCGTTGTTGACGGCGCAGAGAATAACTGGCCGTCATACGAATCTAGTAATCACTTTGAGGTTGCAGGCTACTACTCTTTGACCGAGCACTTGATTCTACCAGAGTGTGTTTGTGTCAGCGTTGGTGCATGGAATCAACTGTCTGCTGACGATCAAGTCATTGTCAAAAAGGCCGCGCGCGAAAGTGCTGAACTACAACGTAAACTATGGGCAGAACGTGATAAATCCAGTCGAGAAAAAGTACTGGCGTCTGGCGTCGTATTCAACGAAATTTCAAACAAAGCACCTTTCCAAAATGCAATGAAGGTCGTCTATGAAAAAGCCTTTCAAGACAACCCTACGCTTAAGCCGCTTGTAGAAAAAATCCAAAGCGTCGACTAA
- a CDS encoding FadR/GntR family transcriptional regulator: protein MNNERKKSIKRSKTSLPELAAERIREKIRTSNMSVGDKLPTEPNLMKELGVSRTVLREAMMTLKAEGWVLPKQGIGVFVAEPKPMDFSGFSASDTLTISDAIESLELRTAVEVEAVALAVSRRSAMQESDICRSFDAFEKKVALGKSAEQEDYEFHLAIARATNNDRFVKFLDVLGKKTIPRARLREEAGLPRDPNLEQTLNEEHKAILDALLDRDVERARDAMRTHLTNGCNRYRDLARAIQKTKS, encoded by the coding sequence ATGAATAACGAACGAAAGAAGTCGATAAAACGCTCTAAAACTAGCTTACCTGAGCTTGCTGCTGAACGAATCAGGGAAAAAATCCGTACTAGTAATATGTCTGTCGGGGATAAGTTGCCGACAGAGCCAAACCTTATGAAGGAACTGGGGGTAAGTCGTACGGTGCTTCGCGAAGCAATGATGACGCTCAAGGCAGAAGGCTGGGTTCTCCCAAAACAAGGGATTGGTGTGTTTGTCGCGGAACCGAAACCCATGGATTTCAGCGGCTTTTCAGCGTCGGATACGCTGACCATAAGTGATGCGATAGAGTCGCTGGAACTACGCACCGCAGTAGAGGTTGAGGCCGTTGCACTCGCGGTATCTAGGCGCTCTGCGATGCAAGAATCGGATATCTGTCGTAGCTTTGACGCGTTTGAAAAGAAAGTCGCTTTAGGTAAGTCCGCAGAGCAAGAAGACTATGAATTTCATCTCGCGATTGCCCGAGCAACGAACAATGATCGGTTTGTGAAATTCCTTGATGTATTGGGCAAAAAGACCATACCGCGTGCAAGGCTACGTGAAGAAGCCGGTTTGCCACGAGACCCAAACTTAGAGCAAACGCTGAACGAAGAGCATAAGGCTATCTTGGATGCCTTGCTTGATCGTGATGTTGAGCGCGCGCGTGATGCGATGCGTACCCACCTGACAAACGGCTGTAATCGCTACCGAGATTTAGCGAGAGCAATACAAAAAACTAAGTCATAG
- a CDS encoding mandelate racemase/muconate lactonizing enzyme family protein, with the protein MKITDIRLHPLTYLLEHAFESASMSFQSREHLLVEIICDNGLIGWGECLGNRVVNAAYLEVMTPHLIGKSAFDIEPIWLNLYNTFRDQGQRGAVINAISGIDIALWDVVGKFHNKPVSELLGGQFRSEIPVYATGGFRKVGFDRLSSLSEEVREYKKQGFDAVKIKIGFGVALDIESIKQTREQLGPDVELMIDANHGYDIIDAKRVIDAVKDLDIKWFEEPVVPEAYTQYRELRQTSPIPIAGGETWHSRWGYHEALKQNTVDIIQPDVCGVGGLSEARKILTLVDVYGVRCVPHVWGTAVAIAAGLHFHAIIPPNPPSFGTDSPRLEFDQTHNPFRTSIVEEDIVVKDGKLAVPSKPGLGITIDREKLARYAPISA; encoded by the coding sequence ATGAAGATCACAGACATTCGACTACATCCGCTTACTTATCTTTTGGAACACGCGTTCGAATCTGCTTCTATGTCTTTTCAGTCTAGAGAGCACTTACTTGTTGAAATTATTTGCGATAATGGATTGATCGGCTGGGGAGAATGTTTGGGAAATCGTGTGGTGAACGCCGCATATCTTGAAGTGATGACGCCCCACCTGATTGGAAAATCTGCTTTTGACATCGAGCCAATATGGCTAAACCTTTACAACACCTTCCGTGATCAAGGGCAACGTGGTGCCGTGATCAATGCAATCAGTGGAATTGACATTGCCTTATGGGATGTCGTCGGTAAGTTTCACAATAAACCGGTATCTGAACTATTGGGTGGCCAATTCCGCTCTGAGATTCCGGTTTACGCAACAGGCGGTTTTCGCAAAGTAGGCTTTGATCGCCTTTCTAGCTTGTCAGAAGAAGTTCGTGAATACAAAAAGCAGGGCTTTGACGCGGTAAAAATCAAAATCGGCTTTGGCGTGGCGTTAGACATCGAATCGATCAAACAAACTCGGGAACAATTAGGTCCCGATGTTGAATTGATGATCGATGCGAACCACGGCTACGACATTATTGATGCCAAGCGGGTTATTGATGCGGTAAAAGACCTTGATATCAAATGGTTTGAAGAACCTGTCGTCCCAGAAGCCTACACTCAGTACCGAGAGTTGAGACAGACTTCTCCGATTCCTATTGCGGGCGGAGAAACATGGCATTCTCGTTGGGGTTATCACGAGGCGTTAAAACAAAATACGGTTGATATTATTCAACCCGATGTTTGTGGTGTGGGTGGACTTAGCGAGGCACGAAAAATCTTAACCTTGGTTGACGTCTATGGCGTGCGTTGTGTTCCTCATGTTTGGGGCACCGCTGTTGCCATTGCTGCGGGACTGCATTTCCATGCGATTATTCCACCTAATCCTCCCTCGTTCGGCACAGACTCACCGCGACTTGAATTTGATCAAACGCACAACCCGTTTAGAACCAGCATTGTAGAAGAAGACATTGTCGTAAAAGATGGCAAATTAGCGGTGCCTTCTAAACCGGGTCTAGGGATCACCATTGACCGTGAGAAATTGGCTCGTTATGCGCCAATTTCTGCATAA
- a CDS encoding amidohydrolase family protein, translated as MIAKRILFGQAPKIALPEGAIDSHMHVYSAQYPSLLGGPDLPADAACLEDYQKVQQWLGLKRVVITQPNAYQIDNTVMLEALDVLGERGRGVVVVTPDTTEEELEEWHARGARGARIMQLPQGAAGIDKLLEVNAKIKPFGWTCIVQFYGNEILEYVPTLEKIQGDYVIDHFCKFIPPVKPDSIEYNALLGLIERGNAYYKMAGVYESSKVGAPEYSDIEVLAKPIIERFPERVLWGSNWPHVSGPIENAPNDAILLDKMMEWMGSDQTRQQIFVENPQRLYW; from the coding sequence GTGATTGCAAAACGAATTCTTTTTGGACAGGCGCCTAAAATAGCGTTACCTGAAGGTGCCATTGATAGCCATATGCATGTTTATTCTGCTCAATATCCTTCTCTGCTTGGTGGACCGGATTTGCCCGCAGATGCAGCTTGTTTGGAAGATTACCAAAAAGTGCAGCAATGGCTTGGTTTAAAGCGAGTTGTTATTACTCAGCCAAATGCATACCAAATAGATAACACCGTGATGCTAGAAGCCCTCGATGTACTGGGTGAACGCGGCCGAGGTGTGGTTGTTGTAACACCGGATACAACCGAAGAAGAGTTGGAAGAGTGGCACGCTAGAGGCGCTAGAGGCGCTCGTATTATGCAACTGCCCCAAGGTGCCGCTGGTATTGATAAGCTGCTAGAGGTCAACGCAAAAATTAAGCCGTTCGGATGGACATGTATCGTGCAGTTTTACGGCAATGAGATACTTGAATACGTCCCTACGCTAGAGAAAATACAGGGTGATTATGTCATTGACCACTTCTGTAAGTTTATTCCGCCAGTTAAACCCGATTCAATCGAATACAATGCACTGCTTGGTTTAATTGAGCGCGGCAATGCCTATTACAAGATGGCAGGTGTCTATGAAAGCTCGAAAGTCGGTGCGCCTGAGTATTCAGACATCGAAGTGTTAGCGAAGCCTATTATCGAACGTTTCCCCGAGAGAGTGTTATGGGGAAGCAATTGGCCGCATGTTTCCGGGCCGATAGAGAATGCTCCCAACGACGCCATTCTATTGGACAAAATGATGGAATGGATGGGAAGTGATCAAACCCGTCAGCAAATTTTTGTCGAGAATCCCCAAAGACTTTACTGGTAG
- the lpdA gene encoding dihydrolipoyl dehydrogenase, which yields MHHSNKTMYDLVVLGSGPGGYAAAFRAADLGLSVALIERYENLGGVCLNVGCIPSKALLHIAGDIRTAQEAKHGVTFLAPKIDLDTVRKHKESTVNKLTGNLALMAKQRNVALYIGEGLFSSEHTIKIHSNDASKDASTDTLTFKHAIIAIGSTAVHLPFIPKDDRVWNSSRALELPYIPNHLVVLGGGIIGLEMATVYEALGAKVTIVEQGNQLIPGADADQVRVYQKANASRMKFKTHTKMTKVDPSGETLKLTLTTETGEETLEADALLVAVGRKPNGFNAGIPEINIDVDDRGFIVTDDKCRTSINHIFAIGDVTHGPMLAHKASHEGHVAAEVVAGHLAHFSPLGIPSIAYTYPEVAWVGLTETQAKAQDIKYKVATFPWSASGRAIASGQTNGATKLIYEPEHHRLLGAGLVGAHAGELLGELTLALEYGATLEDIALTIHAHPSLHESIGLAAELGTGTITDFPNPFAKRRK from the coding sequence ATGCATCATAGCAACAAGACAATGTATGACCTCGTTGTATTAGGAAGTGGTCCAGGAGGCTACGCCGCCGCATTTAGAGCAGCCGATTTGGGATTAAGCGTCGCCCTGATTGAGCGCTACGAGAATTTGGGAGGAGTCTGTCTAAATGTCGGATGTATCCCATCAAAGGCGCTCTTACACATAGCAGGCGATATTAGAACGGCACAAGAGGCAAAACATGGCGTTACTTTCTTGGCGCCTAAAATAGATCTTGATACAGTGCGAAAACACAAAGAATCCACGGTAAATAAACTCACAGGAAATCTCGCTCTGATGGCCAAGCAACGAAACGTTGCTCTCTACATTGGCGAAGGGCTTTTTAGCAGCGAACACACCATCAAAATACACTCGAATGACGCCAGCAAAGACGCTTCTACTGACACACTGACATTCAAACACGCTATTATCGCCATTGGCTCGACCGCCGTCCATTTGCCTTTTATTCCAAAAGACGATCGTGTTTGGAACTCGTCTCGAGCACTTGAATTACCTTACATTCCCAATCATTTAGTCGTTTTAGGCGGCGGTATTATTGGCTTAGAAATGGCCACTGTTTACGAAGCACTCGGAGCAAAAGTCACCATTGTTGAGCAAGGAAATCAGCTGATACCGGGTGCGGATGCCGATCAGGTACGCGTTTACCAAAAAGCAAACGCGTCCAGAATGAAATTTAAAACCCATACGAAAATGACCAAGGTCGACCCTTCTGGGGAGACTCTTAAACTGACGCTAACCACAGAAACAGGCGAGGAAACGTTAGAAGCCGATGCATTATTGGTGGCGGTTGGAAGAAAACCCAATGGATTTAACGCCGGCATTCCAGAAATAAATATAGACGTCGACGACCGAGGGTTTATTGTCACCGATGATAAGTGCAGAACGTCAATCAATCATATTTTCGCAATCGGAGACGTGACTCATGGCCCTATGTTAGCGCATAAAGCCAGCCACGAAGGGCACGTTGCAGCAGAAGTCGTTGCGGGACATCTTGCTCACTTCTCACCGTTAGGGATTCCCTCTATTGCATACACTTACCCAGAAGTTGCCTGGGTTGGACTGACTGAAACACAAGCGAAAGCCCAGGACATCAAATATAAAGTCGCGACCTTTCCTTGGTCTGCATCAGGCCGGGCAATCGCATCGGGTCAAACAAATGGTGCGACCAAATTAATCTACGAACCTGAGCACCATCGTCTGCTTGGCGCTGGGCTGGTCGGCGCTCACGCGGGGGAATTGCTAGGAGAACTAACCCTTGCGTTGGAATATGGTGCGACGCTAGAAGACATCGCCTTGACCATTCATGCTCATCCAAGTCTACATGAAAGTATTGGACTCGCTGCTGAACTCGGGACAGGCACCATTACGGATTTCCCCAACCCTTTTGCAAAGCGTCGAAAGTAA
- a CDS encoding TetR/AcrR family transcriptional regulator codes for MDMQGTIESATTAVNPTKIAIMDAAEKAILKSGYKAMSFRDLAAEVGIKSASVHYHFPTKGDLVTAVMQRYKEEFAKRLVLPKKKKSAAQKALNKFIDGFKETVVDQDNLSLCTVLSAEKSLLEPATLEELSAFYQLKLDWLSSVVSYMRKDWMTTEEISNYASQILASLHGGSVLVKVTGEPEMFNQATCHWRDLAKRLGE; via the coding sequence ATGGATATGCAGGGTACTATCGAATCCGCAACGACAGCGGTAAATCCCACTAAAATTGCCATTATGGATGCTGCCGAAAAAGCGATATTGAAAAGCGGTTACAAGGCTATGAGCTTCCGTGATTTAGCCGCTGAAGTCGGCATCAAGAGTGCAAGTGTTCACTATCATTTCCCGACAAAAGGGGATCTTGTTACCGCGGTAATGCAGCGCTACAAAGAAGAATTTGCTAAGCGTTTAGTATTACCTAAGAAGAAAAAAAGTGCGGCTCAAAAGGCGTTAAACAAGTTTATTGATGGCTTTAAAGAGACGGTTGTAGATCAAGATAACCTAAGCCTTTGTACTGTTTTGTCGGCTGAAAAAAGTCTATTAGAACCCGCCACGTTAGAAGAATTAAGCGCGTTTTATCAGCTTAAACTTGATTGGCTTAGTAGCGTCGTGTCGTACATGCGTAAAGATTGGATGACCACTGAAGAGATCTCCAACTACGCTAGCCAAATTCTGGCGAGCTTGCATGGCGGTTCTGTTTTAGTAAAAGTGACGGGTGAGCCAGAAATGTTTAACCAAGCGACATGCCATTGGCGTGATCTGGCTAAGCGATTGGGAGAGTAA
- the hemF gene encoding oxygen-dependent coproporphyrinogen oxidase, with amino-acid sequence MEIRVPQSLSPNDIAAVKAYLMSLQDQICHALEGFEPNLVFHEDAWDRPNGGGGRTRVIADGDVIEKGGVNFSHVMGDTLPPSATAERPELAGGRFEAMGVSLVIHPKNPMAPTSHANVRLFVVHKDGMDPVWWFGGGFDLTPYYGFEEDCISWHQTAFDALSPFGEDYYDRFKVWCDDYFYLKHRGEPRGIGGLFFDDFNELPFDQSFALMRSVGDAYIKAYEPILKKRQALPHTEQQRDFQLHRRGRYVEFNLVFDRGTHFGLQSGAGRTESILMSLPPEVRWSYGYEVEQGSEEAKLTDYYLQARNWLGR; translated from the coding sequence ATGGAGATACGCGTGCCTCAAAGCCTTTCCCCTAATGATATTGCAGCGGTAAAAGCCTATTTAATGTCGCTTCAAGATCAAATTTGTCACGCCTTAGAAGGATTTGAACCTAACCTTGTATTTCACGAAGACGCTTGGGACCGACCAAATGGCGGTGGCGGCCGAACTCGCGTCATTGCGGATGGCGACGTAATCGAAAAAGGGGGCGTCAACTTCTCGCATGTTATGGGGGATACGCTGCCTCCGTCCGCAACGGCAGAACGTCCTGAATTAGCAGGGGGTCGCTTCGAGGCGATGGGTGTTTCTCTTGTTATTCACCCTAAGAATCCCATGGCCCCGACCTCTCACGCAAATGTACGGTTATTCGTAGTGCATAAAGACGGTATGGATCCAGTATGGTGGTTTGGTGGTGGTTTCGATCTAACACCCTATTATGGCTTCGAAGAAGACTGCATTTCTTGGCATCAGACCGCATTCGACGCCTTGTCTCCATTTGGTGAAGATTACTATGATCGTTTTAAGGTCTGGTGCGATGACTATTTTTATTTGAAGCATCGTGGAGAACCTCGCGGTATCGGTGGTTTGTTCTTCGACGATTTTAATGAGCTGCCATTCGATCAAAGCTTTGCGCTAATGCGTTCTGTGGGCGACGCGTACATTAAAGCCTACGAACCCATCTTAAAGAAAAGGCAAGCGTTGCCTCATACTGAACAGCAGCGTGATTTTCAGTTACATCGACGTGGTCGCTATGTGGAGTTTAACTTAGTGTTTGACCGCGGAACGCATTTTGGATTGCAAAGTGGCGCTGGTCGTACCGAGTCCATTTTGATGTCGTTGCCGCCAGAAGTGCGATGGAGCTACGGCTATGAGGTCGAGCAAGGCAGTGAAGAAGCAAAATTAACCGATTATTATCTTCAGGCCCGAAATTGGTTAGGGCGCTAA
- the aroE gene encoding shikimate dehydrogenase, with product MDQYVVVGNPIAHSKSPAIHAEFAKQTDQSVYYGTLLGEEERFEAQVRDFFSEGGKGMNVTVPFKERAFAMCDVLSKRAELAGAVNTLMLGKNGEIYGDNTDGAGMVRDIVHVLNQPLKGKRILIIGAGGAVRGVLEPVFAQAPLSVTVANRTVSKAEALGKIFDCVASSFDALEGPFDVIINGSSASLSGQLPPLKDELVSEHTWCYDMMYGKEPTVFLKWAQGLGAKGADGLGMLVGQAAEAFFLWRHVRPEQAPVIAQLRSEM from the coding sequence TTGGATCAATACGTTGTTGTTGGGAACCCGATTGCCCACAGTAAGTCGCCTGCGATTCACGCAGAGTTTGCGAAACAAACAGATCAGTCTGTGTACTACGGTACGTTACTCGGCGAAGAAGAACGCTTTGAAGCACAGGTTCGTGATTTCTTTTCTGAAGGCGGGAAAGGTATGAATGTGACGGTCCCGTTTAAAGAACGAGCTTTCGCAATGTGCGATGTACTTAGCAAACGGGCCGAACTTGCTGGCGCAGTTAATACGCTGATGCTGGGGAAAAATGGAGAAATATACGGTGATAATACCGACGGCGCGGGTATGGTGCGTGACATCGTTCATGTACTGAACCAGCCGCTAAAAGGAAAACGTATACTTATTATTGGAGCTGGTGGCGCTGTCAGAGGCGTGCTTGAACCGGTATTCGCGCAAGCGCCTCTCTCGGTCACGGTCGCGAACCGTACTGTTTCTAAAGCCGAAGCACTTGGGAAAATATTTGATTGCGTCGCGTCTTCCTTTGATGCGTTAGAAGGCCCGTTTGATGTCATCATCAATGGCTCATCTGCCAGCTTATCGGGGCAGCTACCCCCATTAAAAGACGAGCTAGTAAGCGAACACACCTGGTGCTATGACATGATGTACGGGAAAGAGCCGACGGTCTTTTTGAAGTGGGCGCAGGGGTTGGGCGCGAAAGGCGCTGATGGACTGGGTATGCTTGTTGGCCAAGCGGCTGAAGCCTTCTTTTTATGGCGTCATGTTCGCCCTGAACAAGCGCCCGTTATCGCCCAATTACGCAGTGAGATGTGA
- a CDS encoding GNAT family N-acetyltransferase — protein MKAQWFDSVEKLGRDRWNTAIGDTAYPFAQFDFHLALEQSNSIGEGTGWYPEYLLVTEDDDQPIAIAPTYLKTHSQGEFVFDWSWADAYQRYGMAYFPKRIWAVPFSPVTGPRVFSQLDPTGESQEFGHLYTALADLMTDANKARDFSSWHLLFTKQHHAELLVQKPELLHRVSCQFHWFNRDYKDMTHYFSTFSSRKRKSARKEREKVASQGIHLVRKLGNELDKEEIGFFYQCYQATYAKRGQEGYLTQAFFEQLVDSIGDKVLLVMAFRGEQRVAASWCFFDNHSLYGRYWGCIEEFDCLHFEACYYQGIEFCIERGLQHFDPGTQGEHKIARGFEPVFSHSIHYIEHSGFRDAIERFCDEETTAVREYHQDTHTLLPFKQT, from the coding sequence TTGAAGGCACAATGGTTCGATTCTGTTGAAAAGCTAGGGCGAGATCGTTGGAATACGGCGATTGGTGATACTGCATACCCGTTTGCTCAATTCGATTTTCACCTTGCTTTAGAACAAAGCAACAGTATTGGGGAAGGCACAGGCTGGTATCCAGAGTACTTATTGGTAACAGAAGACGACGACCAACCGATTGCGATTGCTCCGACGTATCTTAAAACACATTCTCAGGGCGAGTTTGTGTTTGACTGGTCATGGGCCGATGCCTATCAGCGCTATGGTATGGCGTATTTTCCAAAACGTATCTGGGCCGTGCCATTTTCACCTGTAACGGGACCACGAGTGTTCTCTCAACTGGACCCGACGGGCGAAAGCCAAGAATTTGGTCATCTGTACACCGCGTTGGCGGACTTAATGACGGATGCAAATAAAGCCCGAGACTTTTCAAGTTGGCATCTACTCTTTACGAAGCAACATCATGCAGAGTTGCTCGTGCAAAAGCCGGAGTTGCTGCATCGCGTTTCTTGTCAGTTTCATTGGTTCAATCGTGACTACAAAGACATGACGCATTACTTTTCGACGTTTTCGAGCCGTAAGCGAAAATCGGCCCGTAAAGAGCGTGAAAAAGTCGCATCTCAAGGCATACACCTTGTTAGAAAACTGGGTAATGAGCTCGACAAGGAAGAGATCGGTTTTTTCTACCAATGCTATCAGGCAACCTATGCCAAACGTGGTCAAGAAGGCTATCTGACTCAAGCTTTTTTTGAGCAACTCGTCGATAGTATTGGCGACAAAGTACTGTTGGTAATGGCGTTTCGTGGAGAGCAGCGAGTTGCCGCTTCTTGGTGTTTTTTCGACAATCACAGTTTGTATGGGCGTTATTGGGGCTGTATTGAAGAGTTCGACTGTCTGCATTTCGAAGCGTGTTACTATCAAGGTATCGAATTTTGCATTGAGCGCGGGCTGCAACATTTCGATCCCGGTACTCAGGGCGAGCATAAGATTGCACGTGGTTTTGAACCCGTTTTTAGCCACAGTATTCATTACATCGAGCACTCTGGCTTTCGTGATGCCATAGAGCGCTTTTGTGATGAAGAAACCACAGCAGTGCGTGAGTATCATCAAGACACCCACACATTGCTGCCGTTTAAGCAGACGTAA
- the hmpA gene encoding NO-inducible flavohemoprotein: protein MLTQTHIDTVKATIPLLASAGTAITTHFYNRMFTHNPELKHVFNMSNQHTTRQPTALFNAIAAYATYIDNLDVLTDAVQRIAHKHTSFNIQPEQYEIVGHHLIETLRELAPDAFTKDVEEAWVAAYMQLADIFIQVEGDLYRTRAEQEGGWEGFRSFKVISKTPESELVTSFVLEPVDQNAVIHYKPGQYLGIKIHPTGHEFDEIRQYSLSTSANNRTYRISVKRETSGECEGIVSNYLHDHVQEGHIIEAMPPAGDFSLKETDQPVVLISAGVGLTPMQAMLDTLADKKSSQPVFYLHACKNTALLSFKEHVKEQKAVLNLTTQYWFEQANVVDETMQEGLMKLEPMKDILPLEQGDFYLCGPVGFMTFIKQQLLELGVDASRIHYELFGPHLDI, encoded by the coding sequence ATGCTGACTCAGACACACATTGATACCGTCAAAGCCACTATCCCATTACTAGCCTCTGCAGGCACGGCCATCACAACGCACTTTTACAACCGCATGTTCACGCATAATCCCGAGCTAAAGCATGTTTTTAATATGAGTAACCAACACACAACACGTCAGCCCACGGCTCTGTTTAATGCCATTGCAGCGTACGCAACATACATCGATAACCTTGATGTTCTAACAGACGCGGTACAACGTATTGCACATAAACATACCAGCTTCAATATTCAGCCAGAGCAATATGAAATCGTCGGGCATCATCTTATTGAAACGTTACGAGAGCTTGCTCCTGACGCGTTCACTAAAGACGTTGAAGAAGCCTGGGTTGCCGCGTACATGCAGCTCGCCGATATCTTTATTCAGGTAGAAGGTGACTTATACCGAACCAGAGCAGAGCAAGAAGGCGGCTGGGAAGGGTTTCGTTCCTTCAAAGTAATCTCAAAAACACCCGAATCTGAGTTAGTCACCAGTTTCGTTTTAGAGCCTGTCGATCAAAACGCAGTAATCCACTATAAACCCGGCCAGTATCTTGGGATTAAAATACATCCAACCGGACATGAATTCGATGAGATACGTCAATACTCTCTCTCGACATCGGCAAATAATCGCACTTATCGAATCAGTGTGAAGAGAGAAACCTCTGGAGAGTGCGAGGGCATCGTCTCAAATTATTTACACGATCACGTTCAAGAAGGTCACATCATTGAAGCCATGCCTCCGGCAGGTGATTTCTCTTTAAAAGAAACCGATCAACCCGTTGTTTTGATCTCAGCGGGCGTCGGCTTGACCCCAATGCAAGCCATGTTGGATACATTAGCGGATAAGAAAAGCTCTCAACCTGTTTTCTATTTACATGCTTGTAAAAATACAGCGTTACTTTCATTCAAAGAGCACGTTAAAGAGCAAAAAGCCGTATTGAACCTAACCACACAGTATTGGTTCGAACAGGCGAATGTTGTCGACGAGACGATGCAAGAAGGTTTAATGAAGCTTGAGCCAATGAAAGACATTTTGCCGCTTGAACAAGGGGATTTTTATCTGTGTGGTCCAGTTGGCTTTATGACCTTTATAAAGCAACAACTGCTAGAGTTAGGCGTGGATGCGAGCCGAATACATTATGAACTTTTCGGCCCTCATTTGGATATTTAA